Proteins encoded together in one Impatiens glandulifera chromosome 1, dImpGla2.1, whole genome shotgun sequence window:
- the LOC124939753 gene encoding cytokinin dehydrogenase 3-like, giving the protein MVNYSSLMPSSMIIFLLTILCHLISINGRTMTWNASLLSPEIPDTKLRRDAKALDLASWDFGKIENIKPNAVLYPSSVDDIVNLLSLSYNSTSPFRVAGKGRGHSIRGQAMVKDGVVVEMTSLNDVKNNSRIRIFKDPELGYCADVGGEQLWIDVLNATLREGLSPVSWTDYLYLTVGGTLSNAGISGQTFRYGPQISNVYELDVVTGKGELVTCSSKNNPDLFYAVLGGLGQFGIITRARIRLDNAPTKVKWVRLIYYDFSAYSSDQEKLISISDDGLNYLEGSLIMDYSSTDSWRSLFPPGDVERISSLLTHHKILYCLEAVKYYNYTTTINEDEDIDKLFQGLSYVPGFIFKKDATYMDFLNRVRAEELLLQSLGLWDVPHPWLNMFIPKSRILDFNQEVFVNIIHKQNRSTGPLLAYPTRRNKWDERMSAVIPDGEIFYVVGLLHSAEDGDWKSWDNQNKQILDLCKKTGIEIKEYLSNQKTKEEWILHFGSKWETFVKRKNQFDPKMIMSPGQNIFN; this is encoded by the exons ATGGTTAACTATTCTTCTCTCATGCCTTCATCTATGATCATCTTTCTCCTCACGATTCTATGTCATTTGATATCCATTAATGGAAGAACTATGACATGGAATGCCTCGCTTCTTTCTCCCGAGATCCCAGACACCAAGCTTCGAAGAGACGCCAAAGCGTTAGATTTAGCGTCTTGGGATTTTGGTAAGATTGAAAACATAAAGCCTAACGCGGTCCTCTATCCGTCTTCTGTCGACGACATCGTGAATCTTTTGAGTTTGTCTTACAACTCCACGTCCCCATTTCGGGTGGCCGGGAAGGGCCGTGGCCACTCGATTAGGGGACAGGCCATGGTAAAAGATGGAGTGGTTGTGGAGATGACTTCTTtaaatgatgttaaaaataatagtagAATTAGAATTTTCAAGGATCCTGAACTAGGGTATTGTGCTGATGTTGGTGGTGAACAATTGTGGATCGATGTTCTTAATGCAACTCTTCGAGAAGGGCTTTCCCCGGTTTCTTGGACAGATTATCTTTACCTTACTGTCGGTGGAACACTCTCCAATGCAGGGATTAGCGGCCAAACTTTTCGTTACGGTCCACAAATTAGTAACGTATATGAATTAGACGTTGTAACTG GAAAAGGAGAGTTGGTGACATGCTCGAGTAAGAATAATCCGGATCTCTTTTATGCGGTTCTAGGAGGTCTAGGCCAATTTGGGATCATAACTAGGGCAAGAATACGTTTGGATAATGCTCCCACAAAG GTGAAATGGGTGCGGTTGATATACTATGACTTCTCAGCCTACAGTAGTGACCAAGAGAAGCTCATTTCTATTAGTGATGATGGATTGAATTATTTGGAGGGTAGTCTAATAATGGATTATAGCTCTACAGATAGTTGGAGATCTTTATTCCCTCCCGGTGATGTAGAAAGAATTAGCTCCTTGCTTACCCATCACAAGATTCTCTACTGTTTGGAAGCAGTCAAGTATTATAATTACACCACTACAATCAATGAG GATGAAGATATCGACAAGTTGTTCCAAGGTTTGAGCTATGTTCCTGGGTTTATCTTCAAGAAAGACGCAACCTACATGGATTTTCTCAATAGAGTAAGGGCAGAAGAGCTACTTCTTCAATCCCTAGGGCTATGGGATGTCCCTCATCCATGGCTTAATATGTTTATACCAAAATCACGTATACTGGACTTTAACCAAGAAGTATTTGTCAATATTATACACAAGCAAAATAGATCAACCGGGCCACTCCTTGCCTACCCAACAAGACGaaacaa GTGGGATGAGAGAATGTCAGCTGTTATACCGGATGGAGAGATATTCTACGTCGTTGGACTATTGCATTCAGCTGAGGATGGTGACTGGAAATCATGGGACAATcagaataaacaaatattagaTTTGTGCAAGAAAACTGGAATTGAAATTAAGGAATATCTTTCTAATCAAAAAACCAAAGAAGAATGGATTCTTCATTTTGGTTCGAAATGGGAGACTTTCGTCAAGAGGAAAAATCAGTTTGATCCAAAAATGATAATGTCACCGGgacaaaatattttcaattaa